Proteins encoded together in one Cryptosporangium aurantiacum window:
- the fgd gene encoding glucose-6-phosphate dehydrogenase (coenzyme-F420): MLKFGYKASAEQFGPRELLDYGVLAEQVGFDSVWVSDHLQPWRHDGGHAPNALAWLGALGASTERVTMGTSVLTPTFRYHPGLVAQVFATLGLLYPGRVILGVGSGESMNEVPLGVEWPDNKERFARLKEAIEIIKLLWSEDRVDHQGRFWNLEKATIYDKPEQPVPLYVAGSGPAATRMAGRIGDGYITTSGKAPELYTDKLLPALHEGAEKAGRSVQDLDLMIEVKVSFDPDKAKALEDTRYWGALALKPEEKSDVEDPIEMQRLADALPTERTASRFIVSDEPEEHVAAIKRYLDLGFTHLVFHAPGPDQARFLNLYGEQILPRLRKLG, from the coding sequence GTGCTGAAGTTCGGGTACAAGGCGTCGGCGGAGCAGTTCGGTCCGCGCGAGTTGCTCGACTACGGCGTGCTGGCCGAGCAGGTGGGGTTCGACTCGGTGTGGGTGAGTGATCATCTGCAGCCGTGGCGGCACGACGGTGGCCACGCGCCGAACGCGCTGGCGTGGCTGGGTGCGCTGGGTGCGAGCACGGAACGCGTCACGATGGGCACCAGCGTTCTGACGCCGACGTTCCGCTACCACCCCGGGCTGGTCGCGCAGGTGTTCGCGACGCTCGGGCTGCTGTATCCGGGCCGGGTGATCCTCGGCGTCGGCTCGGGTGAGTCGATGAACGAGGTCCCCCTGGGCGTCGAGTGGCCGGACAACAAGGAACGGTTCGCCCGGCTCAAGGAAGCCATCGAGATCATCAAGCTGCTGTGGTCGGAGGATCGCGTCGACCACCAGGGCCGGTTCTGGAACCTGGAGAAGGCCACGATCTACGACAAGCCCGAGCAGCCGGTGCCGCTGTACGTGGCGGGGTCGGGTCCGGCGGCGACGCGGATGGCCGGCCGGATTGGCGACGGCTACATCACCACGAGCGGCAAGGCGCCCGAGCTCTACACCGACAAGCTGCTCCCGGCGCTCCACGAGGGCGCGGAGAAGGCCGGTCGCAGCGTGCAGGACCTCGACCTGATGATCGAGGTCAAGGTCTCGTTCGACCCGGACAAGGCCAAGGCACTCGAAGACACCCGGTACTGGGGTGCCCTCGCGCTCAAGCCCGAGGAGAAGAGCGACGTCGAGGACCCGATCGAGATGCAGCGGCTGGCCGACGCGCTGCCCACCGAGCGGACCGCGTCCCGATTCATCGTCTCCGACGAGCCCGAAGAGCACGTCGCGGCGATCAAGCGCTACCTCGACCTCGGGTTCACCCACCTGGTCTTCCACGCCCCCGGCCCGGACCAGGCGCGTTTCCTGAACCTCTACGGCGAACAGATCCTGCCCCGGCTGCGCAAACTCGGCTGA
- a CDS encoding MarR family winged helix-turn-helix transcriptional regulator, whose translation MTSPRWLDADEQRAWRRFLRMQAELTARLARQLQTESDLSLADFEVLVNLTDVPEGRMRVTELAKLLQWEKSRLSHHFSRMEKRGLVVRENCPSDARGAFVVLTPEGRSAIEAAAPGHVETVRRLMFDGLTSEQVAALTAIANVVLTRIERDATGEPAPADV comes from the coding sequence ATGACCTCCCCGCGGTGGCTCGACGCCGACGAGCAGCGGGCGTGGCGCCGGTTCCTGCGGATGCAGGCGGAGCTCACTGCCCGGCTGGCACGGCAGCTCCAGACCGAATCCGACCTCTCGCTCGCCGACTTCGAAGTCCTGGTCAACCTGACCGACGTCCCCGAGGGCCGGATGCGGGTGACCGAGCTCGCCAAGCTGCTCCAGTGGGAGAAGAGTCGCCTCTCCCACCACTTCTCCCGGATGGAGAAGCGCGGCCTCGTCGTCCGCGAGAACTGCCCCAGCGACGCCCGCGGTGCGTTTGTCGTCCTGACGCCGGAGGGCCGGTCGGCGATCGAGGCCGCCGCGCCCGGCCACGTCGAGACCGTGCGCCGGCTGATGTTCGACGGGCTCACCTCCGAGCAGGTCGCGGCCCTCACGGCGATCGCCAACGTCGTGCTGACTCGCATCGAGCGGGACGCCACCGGAGAGCCGGCCCCGGCCGACGTCTGA
- a CDS encoding YceI family protein codes for MTAPAFTLSDLSGEYTLDPSHTRIGFVARHAMVTKVRGAFNEFEGSAVLDGDNPEKSSAKVVIKAVSIDTRNEQRDGHLRTNDFLDPETYPEITFVSTGVVVIDENNYELIGDLTVKDVTKPVTIPFAFEGAAKDPFGNVRVGFEGAVTINRKDFGITWNAALETGGVLVSDKITLEFEVSAIKNS; via the coding sequence ATGACCGCCCCCGCTTTCACCCTTTCGGACCTCTCCGGCGAGTACACGCTCGACCCGTCCCACACCCGCATCGGCTTCGTCGCCCGGCACGCGATGGTCACGAAGGTCCGCGGCGCGTTCAACGAGTTCGAGGGCAGCGCCGTACTCGACGGTGACAACCCGGAGAAGTCGTCGGCGAAGGTCGTCATCAAGGCCGTCAGCATCGACACCCGCAACGAGCAGCGGGACGGCCACCTGCGCACCAACGACTTCCTCGACCCGGAGACCTACCCGGAGATCACGTTCGTCTCCACCGGCGTCGTCGTGATCGACGAGAACAACTACGAGCTGATCGGCGACCTGACCGTCAAGGACGTCACCAAGCCGGTCACGATCCCGTTCGCGTTCGAGGGTGCTGCGAAGGACCCGTTCGGCAACGTCCGGGTGGGCTTCGAGGGCGCCGTCACGATCAACCGCAAGGACTTCGGCATCACCTGGAACGCCGCGCTGGAGACCGGTGGTGTGCTGGTGAGCGACAAGATCACGCTGGAGTTCGAGGTCTCGGCGATCAAGAACTCCTGA
- a CDS encoding pirin family protein, producing MEPKVDVRRSASRDRTKIAWLDSKHSFSFGTHYDPDNTHHGLLLVNNDDIVRPGFGFETHPHRDMEIVTWVLQGSLVHQDSTGHSGVIYPGLAQRMSAGRGILHSEKNDVAGAREPVRFVQMWVLPDESGIDPGYEQLEIEHELLRGGLVPVASGMARHDAAIRIRNASAALYAARLEAGGSVRLPEAPFLHLFVARGSVTLEGGVTLGGSGPLGEGDAARLTATGGQRVSATEPAEILVWEMHATIAA from the coding sequence ATGGAACCGAAGGTCGACGTCCGCCGGTCCGCGTCCCGTGACCGGACGAAGATCGCGTGGCTGGACTCGAAGCACTCGTTCTCGTTCGGCACGCACTACGACCCCGACAACACCCACCACGGGTTGCTGCTGGTCAACAACGACGACATCGTCCGGCCGGGCTTCGGCTTCGAGACCCATCCGCACCGCGACATGGAGATCGTGACGTGGGTGCTGCAGGGCTCGCTGGTGCACCAGGACTCGACCGGGCACTCCGGCGTCATCTACCCGGGCCTCGCCCAGCGGATGAGCGCCGGCCGAGGAATCCTGCACTCGGAGAAGAACGATGTCGCAGGAGCACGTGAGCCGGTGCGGTTCGTCCAGATGTGGGTGCTGCCGGACGAGTCCGGCATCGACCCCGGCTACGAGCAGCTCGAGATCGAGCACGAACTGCTGCGCGGCGGGCTGGTACCGGTCGCGTCCGGGATGGCTCGACACGACGCCGCGATCCGGATCCGCAATGCGTCGGCGGCGCTCTACGCCGCCCGCCTGGAGGCTGGCGGCTCGGTGCGGCTGCCGGAGGCTCCGTTCCTGCATTTGTTCGTCGCCCGGGGCAGCGTGACGCTGGAGGGCGGCGTGACGCTGGGGGGCAGCGGGCCGCTCGGCGAAGGCGACGCCGCCCGGCTCACCGCCACCGGTGGTCAGCGGGTGTCCGCGACCGAGCCGGCCGAGATACTCGTCTGGGAAATGCACGCCACGATCGCCGCATGA
- a CDS encoding VOC family protein: MTVDTAAIEKQRALLRDTYLRPADQRPASSARGLHHTALISSSVERTIWFYQDLLEFPLTELIENRDYPGSSHFFFDIGNGNLLAFFDFPGLDVGPYAEVLGGLHHVAISVDPERWEFLVRKLSDAGVEHVVHSGVSVYFRDPDGARIELIADPLGEMYGQHVL; encoded by the coding sequence ATGACCGTTGACACGGCTGCGATCGAGAAGCAGCGCGCCCTGCTCCGAGACACCTACCTGCGCCCGGCCGATCAGCGCCCGGCGTCGTCGGCCCGCGGACTGCACCACACCGCGCTGATCAGCAGCAGCGTCGAGCGGACGATCTGGTTCTACCAGGATCTGCTGGAGTTCCCGCTGACCGAGCTGATCGAGAATCGCGACTATCCCGGGTCGTCGCACTTCTTCTTCGACATCGGGAACGGCAACCTGCTGGCGTTCTTCGACTTCCCCGGCCTCGACGTCGGCCCGTACGCCGAGGTGCTCGGCGGCTTGCACCACGTCGCGATCTCGGTGGACCCGGAGCGGTGGGAGTTCCTCGTCCGCAAGCTGTCCGACGCCGGCGTGGAGCACGTCGTCCACAGCGGCGTATCGGTCTACTTCCGCGACCCGGACGGCGCCCGCATAGAACTCATCGCCGACCCCCTAGGCGAGATGTACGGCCAACACGTCCTCTAG
- a CDS encoding roadblock/LC7 domain-containing protein, which produces MDNVEHEVLTEIRILRDRVRYVSGSLVSRADGLLIAHDTHGVQPEGMAALSATTLGLSERIALEAGHGRFQEALVRGSYGYVVTYAAGTYAVLTVLATAESNLGRLHLEARALADRIGSLVDAAEGAAGGWR; this is translated from the coding sequence GTGGACAACGTCGAGCACGAAGTGCTGACCGAGATCCGAATCCTGCGCGACCGGGTTCGGTACGTTTCGGGCAGCCTCGTCTCCCGGGCGGACGGACTCCTGATCGCGCACGACACGCACGGGGTCCAGCCGGAGGGCATGGCAGCGCTGTCGGCGACCACGCTCGGACTGAGCGAGCGAATCGCCCTGGAAGCCGGGCACGGACGGTTCCAGGAAGCGTTGGTGCGCGGCTCGTACGGCTACGTCGTCACGTACGCGGCCGGCACCTACGCGGTGCTGACCGTGCTCGCGACGGCCGAGTCCAACCTCGGTCGTCTTCACCTCGAGGCTCGGGCGCTGGCCGATCGCATCGGCTCGCTGGTGGACGCCGCGGAGGGCGCCGCGGGTGGCTGGCGCTGA
- a CDS encoding DUF4388 domain-containing protein has protein sequence MSAVETALRELATLGATGALHVEAGGGGAVLYLHEGRVGHIDAEAAPGIGAVLTASGRLSTDVWESVLTVGAPSGRVGALLVEQGYLSQGELELCVNGALFDAAFFALGAEPTSVRFAADETSWFGGALRVDVERLVREVAHRRELLTTAFPSSEFDEAPLVLASRLPRDQVVVDGLRWELLLNADGRRTPLDLARQLGRGGFAMLLEVRRLAAIGLVQPPSATGAAPVVGGRPAAPGVSDSPASGAAGRPAVTAYRPAIGGAAAKNGRAVLPHRAPPASAQPASPRPGAAEAGGGGLTPLPPLPRRTAPIGPGRVVRPSRQGRPPEEPAEASAPADDTAGPRWPSPPPEIYADPPTLSSLRRFRDALQEFS, from the coding sequence ATGAGCGCGGTCGAAACCGCTCTGCGTGAGCTCGCGACGCTCGGCGCGACCGGTGCCTTGCACGTCGAGGCCGGTGGCGGCGGTGCGGTGCTCTACCTGCACGAGGGCCGGGTCGGGCACATCGACGCCGAGGCGGCGCCCGGCATCGGTGCGGTGCTCACCGCGTCCGGGCGGCTGTCCACGGACGTCTGGGAATCGGTGCTCACGGTCGGTGCTCCGTCCGGCCGGGTCGGCGCGCTCCTCGTCGAGCAGGGTTACCTGAGTCAGGGCGAGCTGGAGCTGTGCGTGAACGGCGCGCTGTTCGACGCGGCGTTCTTCGCGCTCGGGGCCGAGCCGACGTCGGTGCGGTTCGCCGCGGACGAGACGTCGTGGTTCGGCGGTGCGCTGCGCGTGGACGTCGAGCGGCTGGTGCGGGAGGTCGCGCACCGGCGTGAGCTGCTCACGACGGCCTTCCCGTCGTCCGAGTTCGACGAGGCGCCGCTGGTGCTGGCGTCCCGGTTGCCGCGCGACCAAGTTGTCGTGGACGGCCTGCGCTGGGAGTTGCTGCTCAACGCCGACGGGCGGCGAACACCGCTGGACCTGGCCCGGCAGCTCGGGCGCGGCGGGTTCGCGATGCTGCTGGAGGTGCGGCGGCTGGCGGCGATCGGCCTGGTGCAGCCACCCTCCGCGACCGGCGCGGCGCCCGTGGTCGGCGGCCGTCCGGCAGCGCCGGGGGTCAGCGACTCTCCGGCGTCCGGCGCGGCCGGGCGTCCCGCCGTGACCGCCTACCGTCCGGCGATCGGTGGGGCCGCAGCGAAAAACGGCCGAGCCGTTCTGCCCCACCGCGCGCCGCCGGCGTCGGCGCAGCCGGCCTCGCCAAGGCCCGGGGCGGCGGAGGCCGGCGGTGGGGGGCTGACGCCGTTGCCGCCCTTGCCACGGCGGACCGCCCCGATCGGGCCCGGCCGCGTCGTGCGGCCGAGCCGACAGGGCAGGCCGCCGGAGGAACCCGCGGAGGCGTCCGCCCCAGCGGATGACACCGCGGGCCCCCGCTGGCCGTCGCCGCCGCCGGAGATCTACGCGGACCCGCCGACGCTCTCCTCGCTACGGCGGTTCCGTGACGCCCTCCAAGAATTTTCCTGA
- a CDS encoding DUF1697 domain-containing protein yields MTAYLALLRGINVSRHQRIAMADLRALLTGLGHTDVATHLQSGNAVFRSKKKDPDALAAAIESAITAELGLTVRVLVRDDADLRRVVEDNPLVDVATDPSKLLVTFLSAPTGPAELDAVDPSTYAPEVMAVGEREVYVWYPDGVRKAKLNPPFFEKRYPKDARVAATARNWNTLTKLLTMMT; encoded by the coding sequence GTGACCGCCTACCTCGCCCTGCTCCGTGGCATCAACGTGAGTCGTCATCAGCGGATCGCGATGGCCGACCTCCGAGCGCTCCTGACCGGGCTCGGCCACACCGACGTGGCGACCCACCTGCAGAGCGGCAACGCCGTGTTCCGGAGCAAGAAGAAGGATCCGGACGCGCTCGCCGCCGCGATCGAGTCCGCGATCACCGCCGAACTCGGCCTGACCGTCCGTGTCCTGGTACGCGACGACGCCGACCTCCGCCGGGTCGTCGAGGACAACCCCCTCGTCGACGTCGCGACCGACCCGTCGAAGCTGCTGGTCACGTTCCTCTCCGCGCCGACCGGCCCGGCCGAGCTGGACGCGGTCGACCCGTCCACCTACGCACCCGAGGTGATGGCGGTCGGCGAGCGCGAGGTCTACGTCTGGTATCCCGACGGCGTTCGTAAGGCGAAGCTGAACCCGCCGTTCTTCGAGAAGCGCTATCCGAAGGACGCCCGGGTCGCCGCCACCGCCCGTAACTGGAAC